The window CTTAAAACTGGGGGTGGGTCAAGCTAACGACTTGCCATAGCGTGCTATGATCGCGTCAGTTGCGCGGGCTGTTCTAGTCCCAGTTTCGAATTTGTACCTACGACAACATAAAGAAGTCTAAATCCCCATGTCCTCCGTTTATAAAGGACTCGCTGCCTTCCCAGATTGAGAAGGGATACTGACCATCTTTTCCATCACCGTCATGGCTCTCGCAACGAACATGAGCCAAAGCGGCAGCCCCGCTTCTCGAGGCGCCTTTACCAGCTTACGAGCTATGTTGAGCAAAATGACATGGCCTCTATTCTTTGCGTGTTTCGTCACAGCAATGCTCAACATGCTGTTCGGTTTCGACACCACGAGTTTCTCTGGCGTTCAGAGCATTCCTGCTTTCATTGACCAGTTCGGTAATGCGGTCAAGCCGGATGGCAGTAGTGCTATCTCCGCTGCTCGCGTCTCCTTCATGAGCTCTGTCGCCTTTGTAGGCAAGTTCTTCGGAACACTGGTATGCGTCTCCGAGAAACGTTCTGGTCGCGCCGCTGACATTCTAGACTTGTCCCCTTTAcgtggagaagatcggccATCGATACACCATCTGGATTTTGTGCATAATCAGTTTTGTTGGTATCATTCTGGAATGCACTTCAAAAACGATGGCCCAATTTGTCGTAGGGAGAATCGTGGTCTACTACAGGTCCGTCCTTTCAAGCATTCTAATAATatctcttttcttcaaatCAGCTAATAATAATATGCACAATTATAGTGTCGGACTGGCAGAAAACACCTCTACGTAAGTCTTCGCTTCCCCGCAGTTTCCCTCTGCAGTGAACAATATCCCCGGCTTTGTCGGAGTCAACTAACTTCCATCCAGGACGTACCAATCTGAGCTCGTTCCCGCATCTCTGCGTGGAGCCGTCGTCGGGtccatccagctcttcatccaATTCGGCCAGATCACGGCTGCGGGCGTCAACGAGCGCTTCTCTACGTCGACAGAGCCTAAGGGCTGGATTATCCCTGTTGCCATCCAGGCCGTTGTGCCTGTAACCATTTTTGTTTCTCCACTTTTCATCCGTATGTCCAACATTGCTGCATCCGATACTCGCTTTACATCCTCAAATTACTAACTATTTTATCCGGCAGCCCCCGGACCTAGATGGCTTATCAGCAAGGGCCGCAAGGCCGATGCCGTCCACACTTTGGAGAGAGTCCGACCAAAGGAAGACGTTGGTATGTAGATTCACTGCCCTTCTGTGTGCTTCTCTGATCACCAACTTTCTGCAGCTGCCGGAACATGCCAGGCGGAAGCAGACGCCATCGAAGAGGCCCTTGACAACCATGTTGAGAAAGGACCGTGGATCGATCTTTTCGTAAGTGGCCTATATGTTCTCATTTGCTTCAGATGGTATCTAATAATATGTGAAATCGACTAGAAAGGCACAAACCGACGCAGAACGGAGATCGCCATATCAGTTTTTATTCTGCAACAGTTCACCGGCCAAGGATTTGTCTCTCAGTGTACGCCACCTAGCCGTATTTCGTCGAGGAATGCGAAGCTAACACTCCATGTAGACTCCCCTCGCTTCTATAAGACCGTGGGCCTGGGCGCACATGCTTTCCAGTACAACATAGCCTCCGCAGTAGTCGGATGGGTCGGCGTCCTCATCGGAATGAGTGTCTTCGACATAGTCGGCCGACGCAACATCCTGATTCTAGGCGCCTTCTTTCAAGCCATCTTTTTATTTGCCATGGCTGGCATTGgactgaagaagaacccaaCCACAGCAGATGGCAATGGCCTTGTCGCATGCGTGATGCTCTTCAATTTCTTTTTCAGTGGCACCTGGGCACCGCTGGCGTATGTCATTGCATCAGAGATTGGAACTGCTGCGCTCCGGGAGAAGACCATGGCCTTCACCAGTACGATCAACGTGGTGGCTGCCTGGCTAGTCGCGTTCGTGGTCCCTTACCTTCTTGACGCGATTGGCTCGAATATTGGATGGATCTTCGGTGCTTTCAGTATTTTCGCCATGGTTTATGCCTACTTTCGGGTTCCGGAGATTATGAACCGGTCtcttgaagagctggacgagctgtTTGAGAATCATGTTTCTGCTCGTAAGTTTGCGACTACTAGAACGCATGGTGCTGCACACAGGGTGGCGGAGCTTGAGAACGGGCCAGTTCTAATGGGCAGAGAGGAGAGCACGGATGAAGTGGATACAGAGGAAGGCAGGAAGCGCAGTGAGAACATACGGGAAAACGTGGTGGAGGACTCCCATTAACTTCACGCCCTGTAGTAAATAGGGAATAGTTATAGCTTGGGCTGGCAATAGTCCGCTTCACAAAATAGCAGACATCTACAATCCGACAAGCATCTTTTGCACTCTCTTCACCAGACTCTGCTCGAACTGCTCCACTCCTTTCTGCTGCTCGATCATTTTCCCATTCTTGAGCACATATACTGACCGTCGCCGAGTCTTCGTCTCCTCTGTCTCTTCTTGCTCTAGTCCTTCGAAATCATCGTCCAGCTTGTGCTCGATATCGCGTTTACCTTCAATTACGGATCGGATCAAAAAACGATCGTGTGAAACCAGAAGGATAGCACCGTTGAAAGAGGAAAGTGCAGATGCCAGCGCTGTGACTGTGTTGAAATCCAGGTGAGTGGTGATTTCGTCGAGAATTAGAAGTTGTGGTGCACTCCAGACAATTCGTGCCAGGGCCAGGCGGACCTATCGCGACTGGTCAGTGTTCCGTTCCTCTCGTGTTAAACATTTCGACTTACCAATTGTCCACCTGATAATTTGGACACCGGCACATCGGACACTACGCGGCCTGCTAATCCCATAGACGAAAGGAGACCTCTGACTTCACCTTCATTCAGCGAGCCCTCTACCTCGGCCATCAGCAGGGCCAGTGCGGTCAGGCTGGGCTCGATGCGGCCACGATCCTGTAGCTCCTCCACCGAGTGCTGGCCATAGTAGCCCACTTTCAGTCGCGAATGCGTCGTTACTTTACCCTTGGAAGATGGGATCCCTCCGGTCAAGACACGAACCAGAGTCGTCTTTCCAGACCCATTGAGACCCATAATCCCAACGCGGTCACCGATGTGAACGACCAGGTTCACATCCTCCAAGATGATGCGATCGTTGTTTTTGTATTTGAAGGTGATCCCCTCTAGAGAGACCAGTGGTCCTGGAAAGCGCAATTCCGTTGCATCCGGCAGGCTCATCAACGCACCTTTCTCGTCCGTTGGTACCTCAATATCAGCACGGCTTTTCAGATGATATCCGACTAAGTCTCGGTTCAGCTTGAACCGGCCCCCCTTGGCGTTCACCTGCAGACCCATGCGATCAtcgaccttcttctgccGAGTTTTGGCTTGCCGAAGTTTGTTATCATCGTTGGTCTTCTTTCCGACCTTCACGCTTTCACGAATGCTCGCTTCCATCTGTGCCATTTGTCGGTCATTGGCTTCCTTCATACGTCCCCAGTAGAGTTTCTGCTCTTCAAAGTCTTGCTCATATGCCGAGAGATTTCCTCGGAAATAGTTGAGTTTCTGGTCCCGTAAGATCACTATCTCTTCGCACACAGCATTGATAAAGTCTCGATCGTGCGAAACCAAGAGGATCGTCGTTTCGGACCTGTCCCGTAGCTGCTGAAGATATTTCTCCAACCAGACCACTCCTagaagatcaagaaaatTGGTCGGTTCGTCCAGAATCATAATGTCTGGATCTTGTACTAGAACGCTTGCGAGCATGCAGCGCATACGCCATCCACCGGACAATGTCGACACTTTCTTGTCTAGTCCACTCTCACTGAatcccagacccagaagaaTTCGACGAGCTTGATGCTCCATATCAGACAATTTCATCTAGATTTAATTAATTAATCTGCAAAACAGAGATTATGAGTGAGGGGGAAATACGTCTTCCAATCGAGATTGCAGGTCTTGCAGCGTTTCGACAGCAGCCTGTGTATCAGTCTGAACTGTCTCGGCGTCGATTTGATTTGCATCTTGTGACAATCTACCTGGCGTTAGACAGGGACGCTGGAATAAAGGTTTGTTGGGACCTTACAATTCGCCCGAAGCATCGACTTTCAACTCGGCAGCCTTCAAGTCTTTTCTCGCCTGCAAACCTCGCGCTCCGCTCTTCAAACTTGCATTCCTCTGGGCCAGGAACAGCTGCATTTCCGTTTGCTGGTGTCTGATTTTCCGAATTGTCCGCACAGGCTCCAGCGGATCCTCGGTCTCAAAGGCTTTCGAGAGCACTTGCAGCGCAAACCTATCAGCCGTGTGTGGGATCAACGGGAGGAGTGCTCTTACAGTTTGCCTTGCGAACAGCTTCATTTTTAGACTCATCACTGCTCAGAACATGTTCCAAAACAGTCCTGTCCTGGCTCAGTCCTGCGTTAATACCCTGCTCATCTTGATCGGTCTGCTGCAGAATCGCAATGCGAGTTGGGTGAGGAATGCCGGGGATGAGCTTTTCGGCCATTGCCCGTAACAGCGCTGAACAGGCATGGTTGTGAGCAGGCAGTCAAAAAAGACTGATTGAATGAGATGCATACTTGATTTCCCGGTTCCATTGCGCCCCAGCAGCCCGTAGTGGATCCCTGCTTTCAATCGCAGATGGCCGTCTGCGATGAGCTCTTTTCCCTCCGCCTTAGCTTTGGATTTGCCCTTGACCTTTGTCTTTGTTGCATCTTCAGCGGAGTCCAGCGCAGATGACGCCACGACAATACTGAGGCCCGCAACATCGATCTTCAAAGGTACAATTGCAGGAGCGAATGTTAGTTGTCATACTTCACGTCCTGGGTGGTTTCAGCTACCTCTTGAGACGGATTGTCGTCTAGTAGATGAAACCGGGTCTGCTTGCAGGTTGCAAGGATTGATGGCGCAGAAGATGTCATCACTTGATTGAAACAGACTTATCGAGGTCCAAATCAAGGGCTGGGAAGGAGTCGACAACCAGGTAAACTCAGAGCAAGCTGAGAGGAGACGCTGCAACGTTGCGCAACTCAGGTTGATATAGAACTAAATACCTGGGGATTTCACATTTGTGATGTTGTTCGTTTAGCGAGTTCAAGATGAAAGTGCTAGGAGGCAATCCGGGGTCGGGGTCCTGAACGGGTATAGTGTTGATGCCTGGAGTCATCAGGCATCACTATTGGAATGGATGGCAAGAATGCCGTGGATGCCATAGAACAGGCGGGTGCTAGAGTGCCCAAATCCTAGTCTAGTCATCGTCGGATCTCTGAAAAGAATGTTTATATTTGAAATATAATCCAAGAACGCCCCGATAGTAGGTTATAAACACACGAAGATAATTATCCTCTAAATAGATCAATTAGACCAGCGAAAAAagctctttttcttcgccTCGGATACCGTCCAAACGACTTCAATCACCTTTGACTTCTCAACCAGGAATGGGTCCAGAATATAGTACTGGCGAAGACGGTTGCCTTCTAAAACGGCTCCCTTGAGTTGGTAGGAGTCCTTCATCCAGTCTTTCGGGCGCAAAGGCCCCAAACTATAAGCATAGCCCTCATCGATCGCCCATTGGTTGGCATCCCAAGTGGCCTCCATGGCTTTCAAatcttcctcgtcctgcGGTTGTGAATATTGCACGACAGAGAAGCCGTTCACGAGGAACCAGTCACCGGTAATCCGCCACCGGTTAAGTTGGCAGTTATCGCCACAAATCGAAGCGGCTTTGCTCATGCCAATCACATCATGGGGGAACCACTCGAAAGACTTCCAGTGGTGCAGGGAGAGGGGAAGGGGCCGTCCAGACTCCCAAAAGCCAGTTGCATCGTCTTGGAAATCCATCTGGAAAAGTCGGTGATCCCAGGTCAACGGGGTCCGGGTGTGTCCATAGATGCACTGCGCAACCCGTTTATCCCCAGTGTCCTTGTACATGAAGCAGTCGTCGAAGTAATGATCCATCTCCTGGAGCAGGGGAATGCTAAGGAAGATACCCGCTCCTCCATATGCCATATACCCAAATACGCCCATTTGGTTGAGGTTCTCAGTCGGTGCTCCAATATACCAGGACTTTGAACTGTCATACTCCTTGAGCCCATTGACAAGGTTCCTCATTGACGGAAAGAAAGTGTCGTCGTCAATGATGACGGCCCACTCCGTCGTGGTATTACTGCGCTGGTGCAGAAGCACGTTCGTCAAACGGAAATACCGGTCCAGAGTGTCGTCTGAATGCTCGATGATTTCCAATCTGACATCCTTTTTGGTGGCATGTTCCATGACAGTGGACTTGTTCATCGTGTAATCATCCTTGATCATTGCAATTATTCGTGCATTTGTGCCTCCGGCCCAATGCGCAAATGCCTCCAGCGATTTGTCTAGTCGCTCCAGGCTCGTTGAGACACCAAAGATCAAGTGCGAAGCGTCCACGGGAGGACTGGGCAGAGGCGCTTCAATGGTGGCGGCCACGGCGCACCGTTCTTGTGGAAGTGGCTGAACGACGCCGGGAACACTTGCGTCGATGATGGTAAAATCCGGAGCCGACAGGCTCAGGTCCGATGAGAATCCTTGAAACTTGTCCGTCTGGACCACCGAGATTTCCCAGCGTGCATATTCGATTGTCTCATTGTAGCCCCAGGTTTTGAGCAGGTCGATATCGAGAGAGCAGTCGGCTGGTTTATTGTCGGTAGACTTGCTTTCGGTACTGTGTGCATTGCCGACATCGGAGAGGTAGGATGACGAGTTCGAGTGTGAGGGGGAAGACGGGGTGAATGCAACCTTGTCCCGGATTGAAGGGAAGTGCTGGAACTTGGAGAATGAAAAGACCACCAGCAACAAAATCAGAACAGCCGCAGTCACGCCTCGTGCAGACTGGCAAAGCCGGAAGCGGTGGTACGACTGCATGGCACCACCATACAATGGCTAATGTGGTTCGCAAAAGTTTCCAGGCTGTCGCAGGACGACTGGGGATCCCGGGGGCCTTTTGTTGCGGTCTTCCAAAGGCCAATTATGTCAGTTGGGGCCGAAGCGGCTGTCTCCGCATCGACCATTAACAGCCTCGGGGCCGGGCGGAAAAGTGAAGGCGAAGAATTGGGGTCTCCCGCGATGGTGAGAAGAATTGAAGCCAAAAATGCCGGTcgggaggagaagaagaagaagagccagATGAAAGTGAAGACAGCGATTTGCCTTATTCCACCATGTTAGTTAACTAACACGAGGCGCGGCCGGCTAAGTTACAGTGCAGGACCCACAGCGGCAGCGTTGATTGAAGGAAAAGGGGGTGATGATGCATTGAACGGGAGGCGTTTCAGCTTAAGCAACATGGACCGCCTTGGCCCTAAATTTAGGTCTCATCGCCACACTGAAGTGGCAGGCCTTATAGAAATCCTCGAAGTAGTATCCTGCTCGGCGATTTGGCTTGATTAAAGTTGCGCTCTGTATAGAGCTGGATTCTCAAATAAAAGTGTGAAAGAAATCCTGAATCATCGCGGCAGTTCATGAACCCGTGGTGCGTCATCCAGTGGGGCTTGCTTCGACGATCTATTCAAGTGGCCGTGGTTGGGAGTGTCCGTATTCACACTTGAACTCGGTCGTCACCGGTAGCCATTCTGGATATTTGGCCGGAGGTAGATCATTGCGAGAATTGGCTATTTCGGCCAATTTGCCCCTAAATTATAGCACATACACATCCTGCTACAAGGCCGACGCAGCCCCGATTTTGGTGTCTGTGTTATTCCGCCGCAGTTATTTTCTTCGCTAACTGCGGTATCACTTGAAGAGGCAGCGGGCACTGCAGTATCTGTCGTAGCAGTCGTTTGGACGGAAATGGTAGTTGTTTGTAAGGTGGGAAACTCCAAGGCAAGCTGTTGACATCGAAGAGAGCGGATTCGTGGAAACTGAACCTTCCGTGATATCGAAGTAATGAGACTCACACATACCAGGGACTGTTTCGCAGTCATAGTTGCCCCTTTGGTATAGGACTGTCGTGAAAAGATCGAAGTGGGTGGCCCATCGCATCTGAACAGTTTCTCCGATTGTGTAAACCGGGGCCATTCGGGAAATTATGGATCTTAGTCCCCGCAGGcgggttgaagaagacgcccATATCGGAGTTGGCATCGGCCACAGTCCAGATCAAGAACGAACCACAAGCCAGATTCATAGTTCCCATGTTGCAACACACTTGCATAAAAATAGTTATGGGTGCGATAGACATATGAGAAATTGGCGCTTAGAGACCTGTCCCTGAGGCTCAGCGTTCGCTACATACAGTGAACCATTTACTCTCTGAAACACTTTTTTGTGGAGAAAAAACGCTTAGTTCGACCATCTCTTGGCGTTTCCCACATCATTTGCACCGGCTCTATGGTGCCAAGGCTAGCAGACTCATTCTCGAGAATGGAAAACGATGGTTTAACAGAGTGGTAAAAATTTGCGACGGAATATTTCTTCCAGTAGCAAGACGGCTCGCAAGGATACTGATATAATTACCCCGAGACTGGCCATCCTTTTTTACGCTCCTATTAGTTACATTCTTGAGCTAGTGGATATATTTTTAAAATGAGATATTTATCCATAGAGACCAGTATGATAACTACCAACcggatcctcctccgcagcaTGGATTTATAGAAGATCAAACGATGCCACACATCGTTGACGAGCTTATGGCATTGCTTCCTCCATCACTGTTGACGGACTCATCACACACATTCAGCAAGGTCGCGTCATTGCATGTGATATCAGATCTCGCACATGCATCTGGGCTGTATTTAGTGATGAACTGATTACCGCCCCCTGCGGTGGTGATCATATGTGACTGAAATCCTGGGACACCTGTTGCGTAAGTATTGTCCCAGACATTGCGAGGCAAGACCGAAATCAGGAAATTGGTCTCGACACCCGAGATTTCTATTCTGCTACCCGACAAGGCCCGGTCGAAGACCTGGACTCTAGGTTCTTCTCTACCTCGTGGGTTTTCGATCGAAGACCCCCTCAATTCTAGAACGCACCGACGTGATTGCGAAGACAGCGGGTCTGTAGAGTTTTCGAGGGGTTTGAAGGGTCGAAACCACAAAGCTCAGAGTACGAGCGGGCCTTCAACGGCCGGGTGCTTGAGAATCTTCTTGTTGTAGGCCCCAGCCTGATGTTAGCAACGAGGCCGAAGGAAAATCATGATGCAAGGCATTCGTAAGGCACGTTTCAACGAAGCCATGGATTGAATATGTCGAGATCTCCATAGCATAGATGTTCTGCATGAAGACTGGGCTATAGATCTCTGAAAGTGGAGGGAGATCTAGCCGAAGTCCTCGATGCCACCACACCGGCAGATGGTCGGGATACGGGTCGGTCCAATGCAGTTATGATCCGCCGACAAACCACGGTCGACATTTCGGTCGGTTAAGCCCTGTTCGTTCCTAGATCAAGCAAAAAGCCTCCACCGGGACCACGGGGCCAACAAGTGCCGAATGTCTATTTTTACTGGCTGCATGACGAGAACCATGTGGCCAGACTGCTGTAAGACTCGGCTCAGCCCCTAGTTTGCGCGTGGTCAATTGACGTGGCTTAGGGCTTGGCTCAAATTGACTTCGGCCAGAAATGGGCTGGCTCCGACCCTGTAGTAATAAACTCGATTCGGCCTGGATTTCCTGGTTCGGTGATGGGTCCTTTGCTGGAAAATACTGGTGAGGCTCGGGTATGTCTTCACCCGGCCAAACTGCATGAACTGGGTTGCGATAGCAGGAAAAAGGGTTTCCCAAaggccaaaaaaaaaaaaaaaaaaaaaaaaaaaccaagaAAGCTAACAATTGCCATAAGTACAGATTGTATAGCCTGCAGTCGTACGCGTTCTTTGAAAAGATCGATCAGACTGCCCCCCTGGATACGAACTAGTGGTCAATCACGTGACACGGAATCCTCCCGATCTTCGGGCCCACAAAGCCTAGACGAGCttattgttgttgtccagGGCCGTGCTGGGACGAGGACAGCCCGTAGTTTAGCCGAGCCTTTATACTCCTACTGTCAGTCTAGATGCAGGATACGTATATCCTGGTTGCGATGAAACAAACAAGACCCGTGGTACTTGCCGTCAGCCCAGTTATGGACCGGAGGTGTGCGGTTCGTGTGGCTATCAGATAGGCTGAAAATAGTACGCTGAGCAGGACTAGCGCCGGGATAGACTGCCCTAGTCCGTGGCCGGGTTATCTGATTTTCGCCTtgtccaccaccagcaatAATGCTGCCTGGCACATTCAGCAGGACACAGCCCCGTCATCCACGCCGACACGAAGAATGTTGACTGCGGCATGGCAACTGTTATTGTGTCGTGGCCCCAAGACACAGCCACTTGCGTCATGTGTATTGGTACTGTCAGGATGGGACTGTAGGCGGGGTAACAACGGTACGGGGGTGTAACGGAGGCATTAGAAACAATTCTTGCCAACTCAACCAGGACGCAGGAGAAGCGGAAtaacaaaaagaagaatagAAAGTCCGCCCATCCACCGGTCTAGAATGCGGCAACAAAGGACGGTGGGCAACCGCCGACATCAACACAGCGTGGCCAATCAGACGCGCTGAGTCAGCCCAGAGGACGCGCAAGCCGTTCTCACCTGATTCCACTTCCGATCGCCCCTTCCCGCTTTCTCCCCCTGTTTCCACTTCGCTCGCTCACTTCTTATACTGGGTCATTGATTACTCTCCCGATTCCCATCATTCTGTGATTCTCGTTTCCTTGATTCTTCTCATTTCTATACAAGATGGCGACCCTCGCCGAGCACCCGACCATCATCCAGTCCTCGACGGCGTCGCCTATGCCGACTATCAACGCTGGTTACGACCAGGACCTAGACTCCTTCATCAACTTCGACCAACTCACCTACACCTCCTCCGACCCCTCTCGCCCCAAGGTTGCACTGGCCAGTGGCCCATCAGTAGCCGGTACCGACTTCAGCAGCGATGTTCGCAGTGCCAGCTTCGCTTCCAGCAGCCAGTCTCCGATTGCCTTCCAGGCCCCCAGTCACCATTACGAAGATCACCGCCAGCAGACAGGCCTCCCTCCTGGTGCCCTGTCGATGACATACAACCAGGTCAACGGCATGCGATATGGGAATGGCAACCAGACGTACCCGGTGAACGGCGAGATGTACGGCTCGCAGATGAAGCGAGAGGAAGCACCATTTGACTTCAACAGCGCTGCTCCTTCTCGCAATCCATCTGAGATGGACATCGAGTCCGACGGCGTGAACTCCACCCCGTACTTTTTCCAGGCAAACCCCGCCAACAAAAACCAATACGTCGACCCCAGCACTCTCGGCGGCCAAGAGCTGGCTCAAGGCCCGTCGACCCAGGTCGGTCGCATGTACCCTGGcatgcaccagcagcaggctgcgATGGCCAAGGCTCAGGCCgctcaacaacaacagcagcagcagcagcagcagcagcaacaacaacaacaattCCGCCAGCCGCAAATGCAGCAACACGGCCAAGAGGAGCAGATCCCTAATGGCCTTCCGCAGAACCGTTCCATCCGCCATCCCGACCccgtggtggaggagcgCATCTCCCGTCTGCTTCAACAGATGCGACAGAACGCCATGGCCTCAAGCGAGGGATCTCCCACTCCGTCATCTATGCTGCCGCagatggccaaggccagGAAGGATGAGCAGGATatggacgaggacgagcgcCTTCTTGCTAGCGAGGCGGGCAAGAAGCTAACCAGCAAAGAGCGTCGTCAATTGCGGAACAAGGTGTCCGCTCGCGCCTTCCGGTCTCGACGCAAGGGTATGTTTTGATTTATCTATCTTTTAGTCCTATTCTCCTAACATCTCTTAGAGTACATTGGTCAGATGGAGGGTGAAGTGGCTGCCCGCACCAATGAGGTCCATGAGTTGCGCCTGCAAAACCGAGCGCTCTTCGAGGAGAATACCCGCCTGAGTGAGCTGGCTCACATGCTCCTGGCCTCGCCTCATTTCTCGTCCTTCCTCAATGACATGCCCGACACCGGTGTGCCCGCCCAAAACCAGCCggcgccgcagcagcaatcTCAACCTCAGCCTCAGCAGGCAGCTCCGCAACCGACTATGCAAGCATCAGTACCCAAGGATGCCAATTTCAACCACAACCCGCAAGAGTTTCAGATGCAGCAGAACCCCCAAGTCATGATGGTGCCACAGCAGAACATGGATTCTTCGGCTATGGTTATGAACAACGGTAGCTGGAATTCGGGAATCGACATGAACTACGGAAATACCAACGTCTTCGCGGTATTGGACATCCCCCAAGGCCCAgtcctcgatgccgaggtCCTCTCGGGCAAGTCTTCGCCGCTGGGCGTTTCTGAGTGCTCGAAGGATGAGAGACCTGTTATCGACAACCCGGCCGACGACGCGCCCTCTCGCGACATTGGCGTTGCCAACCCGGATGTGGACCTAGATGAGTCCGATCCTGCTTTCGCCCTGTTCATTGACTCCCCCGTGTCCGTTTCTTCAAAGGACGATGCTCCCTCATTTGATGGCGTTCGTCCCGAGAAGTCATCTCCTCATTTTGAGCTTGTTGTCGAGAGATCCGAGGTTACCACTGCCACGAAGAGCCGCTTCGCCCATCTGTGCCACAGCATAGAAGCCGCCTTTGAGCGGGTTTCGTCGGTCACTTCACATCTCCAGTGATTCCCCCATCTCGTGACCTTGCCTATCGGGCATTTGTCTTTTCGTTGTATATCCATCCACTGCTGTCCGCATATTTCCTTTTTATTTG of the Penicillium psychrofluorescens genome assembly, chromosome: 1 genome contains:
- a CDS encoding uncharacterized protein (ID:PFLUO_001215-T1.cds;~source:funannotate) translates to MLNMLFGFDTTSFSGVQSIPAFIDQFGNAVKPDGSSAISAARVSFMSSVAFVGKFFGTLTCPLYVEKIGHRYTIWILCIISFVGIILECTSKTMAQFVVGRIVVYYSVGLAENTSTTYQSELVPASLRGAVVGSIQLFIQFGQITAAGVNERFSTSTEPKGWIIPVAIQAVVPVTIFVSPLFIPPGPRWLISKGRKADAVHTLERVRPKEDVAAGTCQAEADAIEEALDNHVEKGPWIDLFKGTNRRRTEIAISVFILQQFTGQGFVSQYSPRFYKTVGLGAHAFQYNIASAVVGWVGVLIGMSVFDIVGRRNILILGAFFQAIFLFAMAGIGLKKNPTTADGNGLVACVMLFNFFFSGTWAPLAYVIASEIGTAALREKTMAFTSTINVVAAWLVAFVVPYLLDAIGSNIGWIFGAFSIFAMVYAYFRVPEIMNRSLEELDELFENHVSARKFATTRTHGAAHRVAELENGPVLMGREESTDEVDTEEGRKRSENIRENVVEDSH
- a CDS encoding uncharacterized protein (ID:PFLUO_001216-T1.cds;~source:funannotate) — its product is MTSSAPSILATCKQTRFHLLDDNPSQEVAETTQDIDVAGLSIVVASSALDSAEDATKTKVKGKSKAKAEGKELIADGHLRLKAGIHYGLLGRNGTGKSTLLRAMAEKLIPGIPHPTRIAILQQTDQDEQGINAGLSQDRTVLEHVLSSDESKNEAVRKANLLSKAFETEDPLEPVRTIRKIRHQQTEMQLFLAQRNASLKSGARGLQARKDLKAAELKVDASGELLSQDANQIDAETVQTDTQAAVETLQDLQSRLEDMKLSDMEHQARRILLGLGFSESGLDKKVSTLSGGWRMRCMLASVLVQDPDIMILDEPTNFLDLLGVVWLEKYLQQLRDRSETTILLVSHDRDFINAVCEEIVILRDQKLNYFRGNLSAYEQDFEEQKLYWGRMKEANDRQMAQMEASIRESVKVGKKTNDDNKLRQAKTRQKKVDDRMGLQVNAKGGRFKLNRDLVGYHLKSRADIEVPTDEKGALMSLPDATELRFPGPLVSLEGITFKYKNNDRIILEDVNLVVHIGDRVGIMGLNGSGKTTLVRVLTGGIPSSKGKVTTHSRLKVGYYGQHSVEELQDRGRIEPSLTALALLMAEVEGSLNEGEVRGLLSSMGLAGRVVSDVPVSKLSGGQLVRLALARIVWSAPQLLILDEITTHLDFNTVTALASALSSFNGAILLVSHDRFLIRSVIEGKRDIEHKLDDDFEGLEQEETEETKTRRRSVYVLKNGKMIEQQKGVEQFEQSLVKRVQKMLVGL
- a CDS encoding uncharacterized protein (ID:PFLUO_001217-T1.cds;~source:funannotate), with product MQSYHRFRLCQSARGVTAAVLILLLVVFSFSKFQHFPSIRDKVAFTPSSPSHSNSSSYLSDVGNAHSTESKSTDNKPADCSLDIDLLKTWGYNETIEYARWEISVVQTDKFQGFSSDLSLSAPDFTIIDASVPGVVQPLPQERCAVAATIEAPLPSPPVDASHLIFGVSTSLERLDKSLEAFAHWAGGTNARIIAMIKDDYTMNKSTVMEHATKKDVRLEIIEHSDDTLDRYFRLTNVLLHQRSNTTTEWAVIIDDDTFFPSMRNLVNGLKEYDSSKSWYIGAPTENLNQMGVFGYMAYGGAGIFLSIPLLQEMDHYFDDCFMYKDTGDKRVAQCIYGHTRTPLTWDHRLFQMDFQDDATGFWESGRPLPLSLHHWKSFEWFPHDVIGMSKAASICGDNCQLNRWRITGDWFLVNGFSVVQYSQPQDEEDLKAMEATWDANQWAIDEGYAYSLGPLRPKDWMKDSYQLKGAVLEGNRLRQYYILDPFLVEKSKVIEVVWTVSEAKKKSFFRWSN
- a CDS encoding uncharacterized protein (ID:PFLUO_001218-T1.cds;~source:funannotate), which encodes MATLAEHPTIIQSSTASPMPTINAGYDQDLDSFINFDQLTYTSSDPSRPKVALASGPSVAGTDFSSDVRSASFASSSQSPIAFQAPSHHYEDHRQQTGLPPGALSMTYNQVNGMRYGNGNQTYPVNGEMYGSQMKREEAPFDFNSAAPSRNPSEMDIESDGVNSTPYFFQANPANKNQYVDPSTLGGQELAQGPSTQVGRMYPGMHQQQAAMAKAQAAQQQQQQQQQQQQQQQQFRQPQMQQHGQEEQIPNGLPQNRSIRHPDPVVEERISRLLQQMRQNAMASSEGSPTPSSMLPQMAKARKDEQDMDEDERLLASEAGKKLTSKERRQLRNKVSARAFRSRRKEYIGQMEGEVAARTNEVHELRLQNRALFEENTRLSELAHMLLASPHFSSFLNDMPDTGVPAQNQPAPQQQSQPQPQQAAPQPTMQASVPKDANFNHNPQEFQMQQNPQVMMVPQQNMDSSAMVMNNGSWNSGIDMNYGNTNVFAVLDIPQGPVLDAEVLSGKSSPLGVSECSKDERPVIDNPADDAPSRDIGVANPDVDLDESDPAFALFIDSPVSVSSKDDAPSFDGVRPEKSSPHFELVVERSEVTTATKSRFAHLCHSIEAAFERVSSVTSHLQ